The Nicotiana tabacum cultivar K326 chromosome 14, ASM71507v2, whole genome shotgun sequence genome contains a region encoding:
- the LOC107825337 gene encoding importin beta-like SAD2 produces MDLQNLAIVLRGALSPNPDERKAAEDSLNQFQYTPQHLVRLLQIIVDGSCDMAVRQVASIHFKNFVAKNWSPHDPAEQSKILPSDKELVRQNILIFIAQVPSLLRVQLGECLKTMILADYPEQWPTLLPWVKHNLQDQQVYGALFVLRILSRKYEFKSDEERTPVYHIVEETFPQLLNIFNRLAQIANPSIEVADLIKLICKIFWSSIYLEIPKQLFDPNMFNAWMVLFLNMLERPVPLEGQPVDPELRKSWGWWKVKKWTVHILNRLYTRFGDLKLQNPDNKAFAQMFQKGYAGKILECHLNLLNVIRAGGYLPDRVINLILQYLSNSISKSNMYSLLQPRLDIVLFEIIFPLMCFSDNDQKLWEEDPHEYVRKGYDIIEDLYSPRTAAMDFVSELVRKRGKENLQKFILFIVEIFKRYEEAAPEYKPYRQKDGALLAIGALCDKLKQTEPYKSELERMLVQHVFPEFSSPVGHLRAKAAWVAGQYAHVNFSDPNNFRKALHSVVAGMRDPDLPVRVDSVFALRSFVEACRDLDEIRPIIPQLLDEFFKLMNEVENEDLVFTLETIVDKFGEEMAPYALGLCQNLAAAFWKCINTSEADEEGDDPGALAAVGCLRAISTILESVSRLPHLFIHIEPTLLPIMRRMLTTDGQEVFEEVLEIVSYMTFFSPTISMEMWSLWPLMMEALADWAIDFFPNILVPLDNYISRSTAHFLTCKDPDYQQSLWNMISTVMGDKNLEDGDIEPAPKLIQVVFQHCKGQVDHWVEPYIRITIERLRRAEKPYLKCLLMQVIADALYYNASLTLNILQKLGIATEVFNLWFQMLGQTKKSGARVNFKREHDKKVCCLGLTSLLPLPVDQLPGEALERVFKAALELLVAYKDQVAEAAKEDEAEDDDDMHGLQTDEDDDEDDGSDKEMGVDAEEGDEADSARLQKLAAQAKAFRSHDSDEDDDSDDDFSDDDEELQSPLDEVDPFIFFVETIKAMQATDPLRFQSLTQTLDFHYQALANGVAQHAEQRRVEIEKEKMEKASATAAS; encoded by the exons ATGGATCTTCAGAACCTTGCTATTGTTCTTCGTGGTGCTCTTAGTCCTAATCCCGATGAACGTAAAGCTGCTGAAGACAGTCTTAATCAG TTTCAGTATACTCCCCAGCATCTTGTGAGATTGCTGCAAATCATAGTAGATGGGTCTTGCGACATGGCAGTCCGGCAGGTGGCTAGCATTCATTTTAAGAACTTCGTTGCAAAGAATTGGTCCCCTCATGATCCTG CTGAGCAATCAAAAATCCTGCCAAGTGATAAGGAACTGGTGAGGCAAAATATTCTCATATTCATTGCACAAGTTCCCTCATTGCTGAG AGTACAGTTGGGGGAATGCCTTAAGACAATGATACTTGCGGACTACCCGGAGCAGTGGCCAACACTTCTTCCATGGGTAAAGCATAATCTGCAGGATCAGCAAGTTTATGGTGCTTTGTTTGTTCTGAGAATTCTCTCCAGGAAATATGA ATTCAAATCTGATGAGGAGAGGACACCTGTTTATCACATAGTTGAGGAAACTTTTCCACAGCTTCTCAACATATTCAACAGGCTTGCTCAGATAGCAAATCCTTCCATTGAAGTAGCAGACTTGATCAAGCtcatttgcaaaatattctggTCATCCATATAT TTGGAGATTCCGAAGCAGTTGTTTGATCCAAATATGTTCAATGCCTGGATGGTCCTTTTCTTGAATATGTTGGAGAGGCCTGTCCCTCTGGAAGGCCAACCAGTTGATCCAGAGCTAAGGAAATCATGGGGATGGTGGAAGGTGAAAAAGTGGACAGTCCATATACTGAATCGACTGTACACCCG GTTTGGAGATTTAAAACTTCAAAACCCAGACAACAAAGCTTTTGCTCAAATGTTTCAGAAGGGTTATGCGGGGAAAATTCTGGAGTGCCACCTTAATTTGTTAAATGTTATACGTGCTGGTGGTTACTTGCCCGATAGGGTGATCAACCTCATTTTGCAATACCTGAGCAATAG TATCTCAAAGAGTAACATGTACAGCTTGTTGCAACCCAGACTTGATATTGTTCTTTTCGAGATCATCTTTCCACTTATGTGCTTCAGTGATAATGATCAAAAGCTCTGGGAGGAGGATCCACATGAATATGTGAGGAAGGGTTATG ATATAATTGAGGATTTATATAGTCCCAGAACTGCTGCAATGGATTTTGTGAGCGAGTTAGTCCGGAAGCGTGGTAAAGAGAACCTTCAAAAATTTATACTATTCATTGTCGAGATTTTTAAGAG ATACGAGGAGGCAGCCCCAGAATACAAGCCATATAGGCAGAAAGACGGTGCTCTCCTTGCAATTGGAGCTCTATGTGATAAGCTGAAACAAACTGAACCTTACAAATCAGAGCTTGAGCGTATGCTTGTTCAACATGTATTCCCAGAATTTAGCAGTCCTGTGGGCCATCTTCGAGCCAAG GCAGCATGGGTTGCAGGACAGTATGCCCATGTTAACTTTTCAGATCCAAATAACTTCCGCAAAGCATTACACAGTGTTGTGGCTGGAATGCGTGATCCTGACCTCCCTGTTCGTGTTGATTCTGTTTTTGCTCTACGTTCGTTTGTTGAAGCCTGCAGAG ATTTAGATGAAATCCGGCCCATTATTCCCCAACTACTTGATG AATTTTTCAAACTTATGAATGAAGTCGAGAATGAAGATCTTGTGTTTACACTTGAGACTATCGTTGACAAGTTTGGTGAGGAGATGGCTCCTTATGCTCTTGGGTTATGCCAGAATTTG GCTGCTGCATTTTGGAAATGCATTAACACGTCGGAAGCAGATGAAGAAGGTGATGATCCTGGAGCTCTGGCAGCAGTTGGCTGTTTACGGGCCATAAGCACAATTCTTGAGTCAGTGAGCCGGCTTCCGCACCTCTTCATTCACATTGAGCCGACTCTCCTCCCAATAATGCGTAGGATGTTGACTACTGATGGACAAG AGGTCTTTGAAGAGGTATTGGAGATAGTCTCATATATGACATTCTTTTCGCCAACAATATCCATGGAAATGTGGAGTCTATGGCCATTGATGATGGAGGCTCTAGCAGACTGGGCTATTGACTTCTTCCCAA ATATACTGGTTCCTCTGGACAACTATATATCCAGGAGTACTGCCCACTTCCTGACTTGCAAGGATCCAGACTACCAACAAAGCCTTTGGAATATGATATCAACT GTCATGGGAGATAAAAATTTGGAGGATGGTGATATTGAGCCCGCACCTAAACTCATTCAAGTAGTGTTTCAGCACTGCAAGGGACAGGTGGATCACTGGGTTGAGCCGTATATCAGAATCACGATCGAACGTCTGCGTCGGGCTGAGAAGCCATATCTGAAGTGCCTCTTGATGCAAGTG ATAGCTGATGCTCTTTACTATAATGCATCCCTGACACTGAACATACTTCAAAAGCTTGGCATTGCTACAGAGGTCTTTAATCTCTGGTTCCAGATGTTGGGACAAACAAAAAAGAGTGGAGCGCGGGTCAACTTTAAGAG GGAACATGACAAAAAGGTTTGCTGCTTGGGCTTGACATCTTTGCTCCCTCTTCCTGTGGATCAATTGCCAGGGGAGGCCTTAGAGCGTGTTTTCAAAGCAGCTCTAGAGCTGCTTGTTGCCTACAAGGATCAAGTAGCAG AAGCCGCTAAGGAGGATGAAGCagaagatgatgatgatatgCATGGATTACAAACTGATGAGGACGATGACGAAGATGATGGATCTGACAAAGAAATGGGGGTTGATGCTGAGGAAGGGGATGAAGCTGACAGCGCTAGGCTTCAAAAATTGGCTGCACAG GCAAAAGCTTTCCGTTCGCACGACTCTGATGAAGATGACGACTCCGATGATGATTTTAGTGATGATGATGAAGAGTTGCAATCACCCCTGGATGAGGTGGATCCCTTCATTTTCTTTGTGGAAACTATCAAAG CTATGCAGGCAACTGATCCATTGAGGTTTCAGAGCCTCACCCAGACTCTTGACTTTCATTATCAAGCATTGGCAAATGGCGTTGCTCAGCATGCCGAGCAGAGAAGAGTAGAGATAGAGAAGGAAAAGATGGAGAAGGCATCAGCAACAGCTGCTTCATGA